In one Natronosalvus amylolyticus genomic region, the following are encoded:
- a CDS encoding type II toxin-antitoxin system VapC family toxin translates to MRIFLDTNLFVAIVTDEPESGEIAAELLNTEHEFLTSTLNLMELRTVLTKKNRLELPAAQSIQDEITQDVSIVIPDASDMMDANRLQQETLLYPLDCLILACAQGHDAELVSFDGELQEAGALSPTDLL, encoded by the coding sequence ATGAGGATTTTTCTAGATACCAATCTCTTCGTCGCCATTGTCACCGATGAGCCGGAGAGCGGTGAGATTGCCGCGGAACTTTTGAACACTGAACATGAGTTTTTAACATCAACACTCAATCTCATGGAACTCCGAACCGTTCTTACCAAGAAAAATCGGCTCGAACTCCCTGCTGCCCAGTCCATCCAAGACGAGATTACTCAAGATGTCAGTATCGTCATCCCAGATGCGTCTGATATGATGGATGCAAACCGCTTGCAGCAAGAGACCTTACTGTATCCACTTGACTGTCTTATCCTCGCGTGTGCACAAGGTCACGACGCTGAGCTTGTTTCATTTGATGGGGAACTCCAGGAAGCTGGTGCTCTCTCACCCACCGATTTGTTGTGA
- a CDS encoding CARDB domain-containing protein, translating into MALLVCLLAVGALTVGLAGPTLAADQSLECADGSGGGPVYVTDSGLEVTDNATGADEAYPTFPDNETVSLEGADIANVSFVAAGAAELRLEERDNDRTCVAAVNASANDVLIDPADTPGMTINGSLEALLFGDIDFEVDDVADLAYEANDSVTLTIHDTGLEEGDSISIESLDSDAIDEEVDASSNGTLVITLPAGDHRLSLSTASSDDDSSSPPPAPPAPPSPPDDDDPAAFELSELALEPTEIEVGEEITVSGTVTNVGDETGSYEVKLLVDGEEVDNESVSLAGGSSETVVFDAALYHPGTVPISLDDESVGTVTVTEVESGSDDDADEADSGADDDSSGTDSGADDDSGDTDSGSDDAEGPGADADSGDTDSGVDDAEGSEADDGEQTPDPESTIDEESGTPWLLISIGLVATVAAGVAVVYSQGYLDPYIPE; encoded by the coding sequence GTGGCCCTGCTCGTCTGCTTGCTCGCAGTCGGCGCTTTGACGGTCGGGCTGGCTGGTCCGACACTTGCGGCCGACCAGTCTCTCGAGTGTGCCGACGGGTCCGGCGGCGGCCCGGTGTACGTGACCGATAGCGGTCTCGAAGTCACTGACAACGCCACCGGTGCCGATGAGGCATATCCCACGTTCCCGGACAACGAGACCGTCTCGCTCGAGGGCGCGGATATTGCGAACGTCTCATTTGTGGCGGCTGGTGCGGCCGAACTCCGGCTGGAAGAACGTGATAACGACCGCACCTGTGTCGCGGCAGTCAACGCATCGGCGAACGACGTCCTGATCGATCCCGCGGACACCCCAGGGATGACGATCAACGGCTCGCTCGAGGCACTCTTATTCGGAGATATTGACTTCGAGGTCGACGACGTGGCAGACCTGGCGTACGAGGCAAACGACTCCGTCACGTTAACCATCCACGACACCGGTCTCGAGGAGGGCGATTCGATCTCGATCGAGAGCCTGGATTCGGACGCCATTGACGAGGAGGTCGACGCCAGCTCGAACGGCACGCTTGTAATCACTCTCCCGGCCGGTGACCACCGCCTGTCGCTTTCGACGGCCTCGAGTGACGACGACTCCTCGAGTCCCCCACCAGCACCGCCAGCGCCACCATCGCCGCCGGACGATGATGACCCCGCCGCGTTCGAACTCTCCGAACTCGCGCTCGAGCCGACCGAGATCGAGGTAGGCGAGGAGATCACGGTGTCAGGGACCGTGACGAACGTTGGTGACGAGACGGGCTCGTACGAAGTGAAACTGCTCGTCGATGGCGAGGAGGTGGACAACGAGAGCGTTTCCCTCGCCGGCGGAAGTTCCGAGACGGTCGTATTCGACGCCGCGCTTTATCACCCAGGAACGGTACCCATCTCGCTGGACGACGAGTCAGTGGGTACGGTGACCGTCACCGAGGTGGAATCCGGTTCGGACGACGATGCAGACGAGGCCGATTCGGGGGCTGACGACGATTCAAGTGGGACCGACTCGGGAGCCGACGATGATTCGGGCGACACCGACTCGGGGTCTGACGACGCCGAGGGTCCAGGAGCTGACGCAGATTCAGGCGACACCGACTCTGGAGTCGACGATGCTGAAGGCTCGGAAGCCGATGACGGCGAACAAACGCCGGATCCGGAATCCACCATCGACGAGGAAAGCGGGACGCCCTGGCTCTTGATTTCGATCGGACTGGTTGCAACCGTGGCCGCAGGCGTCGCCGTGGTGTATTCCCAAGGGTACCTAGACCCGTATATCCCGGAGTGA
- a CDS encoding Fic family protein, which translates to MYFRELSEEAPGRLIPYDQRPYYKPDPLPPEGGFQLEKEFYEILSEATFWLGKLSGFSLQTDFAPVLYTSLLRKEAIESSEIEGANIDYNALYSFETRSLDGDGSVDEQATASDETKDVQEVLNYERALKSGINALDQGEGISIELLHTLHEMLLFDVPETRRDTDTIGEFKTVPNHLGEFVPPVPSAVDGLMDALMTYIRTGGSYHPLIDIALTHYQFETVHPYGDGNGRLGRLLITLQLYDQAYLEQPILYLSEYFNRHKETYVDRMNAVRKHGEWDAWLEFFVTGLRHQAEEALLRSRELHTLQKEYEDEYVDISTTSARLACKLFEQPYLTAGVVQELLGVTAPTAYRAINKLEEAGVLEETTGKERNREYRAREIFEILEQPPQTY; encoded by the coding sequence ATGTACTTCAGGGAGTTATCCGAAGAGGCACCTGGGCGACTTATACCATATGATCAGCGACCATATTATAAACCCGACCCACTCCCACCTGAGGGCGGATTTCAACTCGAGAAAGAATTCTATGAGATCCTGTCGGAGGCGACGTTCTGGCTCGGAAAGCTCAGCGGGTTCAGTCTACAGACTGATTTCGCACCAGTGTTGTACACGTCTTTGCTTCGTAAAGAAGCGATAGAATCGTCCGAAATCGAGGGGGCAAATATCGATTACAACGCGTTGTATAGTTTCGAGACTCGATCGCTGGACGGTGATGGTTCAGTCGACGAGCAAGCGACAGCTTCGGATGAAACGAAAGATGTGCAAGAAGTCCTCAACTACGAACGAGCACTCAAAAGCGGGATCAACGCACTTGACCAGGGTGAGGGAATCTCCATCGAACTGTTGCATACCCTCCATGAAATGCTCCTTTTCGATGTTCCAGAAACTCGCCGAGATACAGACACCATCGGTGAGTTCAAGACAGTCCCGAATCACTTAGGAGAGTTCGTCCCACCCGTTCCGAGCGCAGTTGACGGGCTAATGGATGCGTTAATGACGTATATCCGAACAGGTGGAAGTTACCATCCGCTGATCGATATTGCACTCACGCATTATCAGTTCGAGACAGTTCATCCATACGGAGATGGTAACGGCCGACTCGGGCGTCTACTCATCACATTACAACTGTATGATCAAGCGTACCTCGAGCAGCCAATCCTGTATCTGAGCGAATATTTCAATCGCCACAAAGAGACGTATGTCGATCGAATGAACGCTGTCCGCAAGCACGGAGAGTGGGACGCTTGGCTCGAGTTCTTCGTAACGGGCCTCCGGCATCAGGCCGAGGAAGCCTTGCTTCGCTCCCGAGAGTTACACACCTTGCAAAAGGAGTACGAAGACGAATACGTCGACATCTCAACTACCTCTGCTCGGTTGGCGTGTAAGCTCTTCGAGCAGCCGTATCTAACCGCAGGCGTTGTCCAGGAGTTGCTCGGTGTCACGGCTCCGACCGCTTATCGAGCGATCAACAAACTCGAGGAAGCGGGTGTCCTCGAGGAAACGACTGGGAAAGAACGGAACCGAGAATACCGTGCAAGGGAAATCTTCGAGATTCTCGAACAGCCACCACAAACATACTGA
- a CDS encoding glycosyltransferase family 61 protein, giving the protein MAPDFLERARYKYRKDGVLGLGLAGAKEPFRRRLLVEEDDAVYSRASDVIRVEEGAKSQFRYDGLHDPPHPAFIPAVDGQAIATPRDVCEFQDAVLIGSEPIINLDGRYISPSAIGTAKARQDGWKERETFAANVSLTDAILGSYARTRPTSTVDSGFLLTGFFTGFGHWTFEVLPKLWAYEAYMRETGEEPTLIIRGELSSWQRESLSLLGYPLESLQQTGSDPVHVQQLLVPSHRFLTWSQIPTYPSMRDLQWVRNRMRQNVSPGSGSFGDRIFISRADAPRRRLHNRREVLEVLEEYAFEVYEPGRLSFSDQVRLFSNAEMVVGPYGAGLSNVIFGEDPTLLEMVLDAEENIHHYVLANLLDIDYEYVSCLPHAQAGGEFRHSDLEVDTDRLREVLESIL; this is encoded by the coding sequence ATGGCTCCAGATTTCCTCGAGCGGGCGCGGTATAAGTATCGCAAGGATGGGGTACTGGGGTTGGGCCTCGCGGGCGCGAAGGAGCCCTTTCGCCGGCGCCTTCTGGTTGAGGAGGACGATGCGGTGTATTCTCGTGCGTCAGATGTCATCCGCGTTGAAGAGGGTGCTAAATCACAGTTCCGATACGATGGCTTGCACGACCCCCCACACCCTGCTTTCATACCAGCCGTCGATGGCCAGGCAATCGCCACCCCACGGGATGTTTGTGAGTTTCAGGATGCGGTGCTGATTGGATCCGAGCCGATCATCAATCTCGATGGGCGATACATCTCGCCATCGGCGATCGGGACGGCAAAAGCACGTCAGGACGGGTGGAAAGAACGCGAGACGTTCGCCGCTAACGTCTCACTTACCGATGCAATCTTGGGATCGTATGCTCGAACCAGGCCCACGTCAACGGTCGACTCGGGGTTCTTGCTCACGGGTTTTTTCACCGGATTCGGCCACTGGACGTTCGAAGTCCTCCCGAAGCTCTGGGCCTACGAAGCCTACATGAGAGAAACGGGTGAAGAGCCGACACTCATCATCAGAGGGGAGTTGAGTAGCTGGCAGCGAGAGTCCCTGTCGCTGCTGGGGTATCCACTTGAGTCTCTCCAGCAGACGGGGAGCGATCCGGTTCACGTCCAGCAGTTGTTGGTCCCATCACACCGTTTTCTGACCTGGAGTCAGATACCTACGTACCCGTCCATGCGTGATCTCCAGTGGGTTCGCAATCGTATGCGACAAAATGTATCACCTGGATCGGGCTCGTTTGGCGACCGAATCTTCATTTCACGGGCCGATGCTCCACGGCGACGTCTCCACAACCGACGTGAGGTACTCGAGGTCCTCGAGGAGTATGCGTTCGAAGTCTACGAACCCGGCCGGCTATCATTTAGCGACCAGGTTCGTCTCTTTTCAAATGCGGAGATGGTTGTCGGCCCCTATGGTGCTGGCCTCTCGAACGTTATCTTTGGCGAGGATCCGACACTCCTCGAGATGGTTCTCGACGCCGAGGAAAACATTCACCACTACGTCCTGGCGAACCTGCTGGATATCGACTACGAGTACGTCTCCTGTCTCCCCCACGCCCAAGCAGGCGGCGAATTTCGACACAGCGACCTCGAGGTTGACACTGACAGGTTGCGTGAGGTTCTCGAGTCGATTCTTTGA
- a CDS encoding sulfatase-like hydrolase/transferase, which yields MRNVVLLCLDTVRKDYFDEFAPRLTERAEVVYHQCRAASGWSVPSHASMFTGELPHVHGVHTHARDFTRIDLTETFLEDLPDHARIGVSTNAYASRYYGFDSFFEEFSQVPHAGALQFDHALSPRDPDLWDVGHLEYVRRALQDAHPIRSLTNGVLAKVNPYDLLFSGWPWPEIQDKGTKKALSEATSRILTTECTDRPVFAFLNLMDAHVPMYHHRGLNRELHSVPNSWTSKGGPSAKEVNRNPGQHHEYVRNYEQLYSASIEYLDRQVDAWIDEIQRRTEHPTTIVITADHGENLGSAADEERFEHHSSLSEAILHVPLVLINPPDGYPYTESKLVSHLELGELLVRLAHGERYSFGDEPITGEVIGHTGEDAGGAYWDRLIRCAYTDQRKIRWDSLGRTAVFDLDLDTETRVKRTTADELEGFPIEDTTLFESDILASKRMALECEPQAEQVVNGERKRQLAQMGYL from the coding sequence GTGAGAAACGTCGTTTTGCTCTGTCTCGATACTGTTCGCAAGGATTATTTCGACGAGTTTGCGCCTCGACTGACTGAACGGGCTGAGGTAGTGTACCACCAGTGTCGCGCCGCCAGCGGATGGAGCGTACCGAGCCACGCGAGTATGTTCACTGGCGAACTCCCGCACGTCCACGGCGTTCACACTCACGCTCGAGACTTTACGCGTATTGACCTGACGGAGACGTTTCTCGAGGACTTGCCCGATCACGCTCGAATCGGCGTCAGTACGAACGCATATGCCAGTCGGTACTATGGGTTCGATTCCTTCTTCGAAGAGTTTTCGCAGGTACCCCACGCAGGTGCTCTTCAGTTCGATCACGCTCTCTCCCCGAGAGATCCTGACCTCTGGGACGTTGGCCACCTCGAGTATGTCAGACGGGCGCTGCAGGACGCTCATCCAATCCGCAGCCTCACCAACGGTGTGCTAGCGAAAGTGAATCCGTACGACCTCTTGTTTTCCGGCTGGCCATGGCCCGAAATCCAGGATAAGGGCACAAAAAAGGCTCTCTCGGAAGCGACATCCAGAATTCTCACTACAGAGTGCACCGACCGTCCGGTGTTCGCGTTTCTCAATCTGATGGATGCGCACGTTCCAATGTACCATCATCGGGGATTGAACCGCGAACTCCACTCGGTTCCAAACTCGTGGACGTCGAAAGGTGGGCCATCAGCCAAAGAGGTCAACCGTAATCCGGGACAGCATCACGAGTACGTCCGAAATTACGAACAACTGTACTCGGCATCGATCGAGTACCTCGATCGGCAGGTGGATGCATGGATCGACGAAATCCAGCGGCGAACCGAACATCCGACTACGATTGTCATCACCGCAGATCACGGCGAAAACCTCGGGTCGGCGGCCGATGAGGAGCGTTTCGAGCACCACTCGAGTCTCAGTGAGGCAATTCTTCATGTCCCGCTCGTTCTCATCAATCCGCCCGATGGGTATCCGTATACGGAGTCGAAACTGGTCAGCCACCTCGAACTCGGGGAGTTACTCGTACGCCTCGCTCACGGTGAGAGGTACTCCTTCGGCGACGAGCCGATTACTGGCGAAGTGATCGGCCATACGGGCGAGGACGCAGGCGGTGCCTACTGGGATCGACTGATCAGGTGTGCGTATACCGATCAACGGAAGATCCGCTGGGACAGCCTCGGCAGGACGGCAGTATTCGACCTCGATCTCGACACCGAGACTCGAGTAAAGCGAACGACGGCCGATGAGTTGGAGGGGTTTCCAATCGAAGATACCACGCTTTTCGAATCAGATATCCTCGCGAGCAAACGGATGGCGCTCGAGTGCGAACCACAGGCAGAACAGGTAGTCAATGGGGAACGAAAACGACAGCTTGCACAGATGGGGTATCTGTAA
- a CDS encoding NAD-dependent epimerase/dehydratase family protein, translating to MFAPAAITESIYQATSATLAATAAEGVDRFVYCSSMSRYGENELPFREEMEPRPQDPYAASKVAAEELTRVMAECHGFEYVVVVPHNIIGPRQRYDDPFRNVASIFINRMLQGQQPIIYGDGEQKRCFSYVADVVRPLAKLAFREDVCGETINVGPDDEFVSINSLAETIADIIDFDLDPVYVRDRPQEVKLANCSADKARELLGYRPQYTLRDGLVEMVDWIDEQGTREFEYHLDLEIVTDETPETWKNQLI from the coding sequence GTGTTCGCTCCTGCAGCCATCACCGAGAGTATTTACCAGGCAACATCTGCAACGCTCGCTGCGACGGCAGCCGAGGGCGTTGACCGGTTCGTCTACTGCTCGAGTATGTCGCGCTATGGCGAGAACGAACTTCCGTTTAGAGAGGAGATGGAGCCGAGACCGCAAGATCCCTACGCGGCCAGCAAGGTTGCCGCCGAGGAACTGACGAGGGTTATGGCTGAGTGTCACGGGTTCGAGTATGTGGTCGTTGTTCCTCACAACATCATCGGGCCCCGACAGCGCTACGATGACCCCTTCCGGAACGTTGCATCTATTTTTATCAACCGGATGCTCCAGGGACAACAGCCAATCATCTACGGCGATGGCGAGCAAAAGCGGTGTTTTTCGTATGTGGCCGATGTCGTTCGCCCGCTCGCGAAACTCGCTTTCCGGGAAGACGTTTGTGGCGAGACGATCAACGTCGGCCCCGACGATGAGTTCGTGTCAATCAACTCCCTGGCGGAGACGATTGCCGACATAATCGATTTCGACCTGGATCCTGTCTACGTTCGTGATCGGCCTCAGGAAGTGAAACTCGCGAACTGTTCAGCTGATAAGGCGCGTGAGTTGCTCGGGTACCGTCCACAGTACACTCTCCGAGATGGACTCGTCGAGATGGTCGACTGGATCGACGAACAGGGAACTAGAGAGTTTGAGTACCACCTTGACCTCGAGATCGTCACCGACGAGACGCCCGAAACGTGGAAAAACCAGCTGATATGA
- a CDS encoding protoporphyrinogen/coproporphyrinogen oxidase, with the protein MSHTDTVIIGGGVAGCSLAYLLEQRGVAVTLLEKGEIGGLLREIEFDSGYYCDSAPHLLFYDEENEPEVGELFSQLTDLTHHDFYAATYPQGTLNEPHHYPVSEENIDRWTDAEEIRKELASAPGQSDAEHFEEYVLDQVGPTLYERYYRNYTEKHWGIDPEQIVGDWFDFKINFPETERDFFGNGAYYPDATYADVLAEMITDCEVVFKGATGLITDDDQVEGVRTESGDVVTGDNYVSTIDPSILVDSGDQLRYRSMVILGVHIVADERPFPPHVDWGYFPNDYAFTRLTDYGFTPQSLPDGEYILTAEFPCFIDDDRWAHPDDWFEHYLVEFLEAQGINVEVIAAEIRRAPRAYPLPLAEELETFERLQAQLSSYENLFTLGRTSTYEYIWIKDIVKRAYEVADEIKAVD; encoded by the coding sequence ATGTCACACACAGACACCGTCATCATCGGTGGCGGTGTCGCAGGCTGTTCGCTCGCGTACCTCCTCGAGCAGCGAGGGGTGGCCGTGACACTGCTCGAGAAAGGAGAGATCGGTGGGCTCCTCCGTGAGATTGAGTTTGACAGCGGATACTATTGCGACTCGGCACCACATCTGTTGTTTTACGATGAAGAAAACGAACCCGAGGTGGGCGAACTCTTCTCACAACTTACCGACCTGACCCACCACGACTTCTACGCTGCGACGTACCCACAGGGGACACTGAATGAACCCCATCACTACCCGGTGAGCGAAGAAAACATCGACCGGTGGACCGATGCCGAAGAGATACGTAAAGAACTCGCTTCCGCACCCGGTCAATCCGATGCCGAACACTTCGAGGAGTACGTGCTCGACCAGGTCGGCCCGACACTATACGAGCGGTACTATCGCAATTATACCGAGAAACACTGGGGAATCGACCCAGAACAGATTGTCGGCGACTGGTTCGACTTCAAGATCAACTTCCCCGAAACAGAACGTGATTTCTTCGGCAACGGGGCTTACTACCCAGATGCAACGTACGCAGACGTACTCGCCGAGATGATCACAGACTGTGAGGTCGTTTTCAAAGGGGCAACAGGGCTGATCACAGACGACGACCAAGTCGAGGGCGTCCGAACCGAAAGCGGTGACGTGGTCACTGGGGACAACTACGTGAGCACCATCGATCCAAGTATCTTGGTCGATTCGGGCGACCAACTTCGCTACCGGAGTATGGTTATCCTTGGTGTCCACATTGTGGCCGACGAACGCCCGTTTCCGCCCCACGTTGACTGGGGATACTTTCCGAACGACTACGCGTTCACCCGACTCACCGATTACGGATTCACCCCACAGTCGCTTCCGGACGGCGAGTACATCCTGACGGCAGAGTTCCCCTGTTTCATAGACGACGACCGCTGGGCACACCCGGACGATTGGTTCGAACACTACCTCGTGGAATTTCTCGAAGCGCAAGGAATCAACGTCGAAGTGATCGCCGCTGAGATCAGACGTGCCCCACGGGCGTACCCGCTTCCACTCGCTGAGGAACTCGAAACATTCGAGCGGCTGCAGGCCCAGCTCTCGTCGTACGAAAATCTATTCACCCTGGGTCGCACGAGCACGTACGAGTACATCTGGATCAAAGATATCGTCAAGCGTGCGTATGAGGTCGCCGACGAAATCAAAGCTGTAGACTAG
- a CDS encoding CARDB domain-containing protein — translation MSDRRFSGTRPAAVFLAVVIVLGLVVAVPGTVTADSNLVDIECTAGDGGGPVYVTDSGLELEDNATAADEGYPVFPDNETVELRGINDTNVSFSAAGEAQLRLEDHKPGRTCFAAINASTHPVTITPENGTVVTVNGTVNGLAIGDGDLEDGQMDVVSNASESFMLTIHDTGLEEGDTVVTDGDATLEAEVDGDGAVTFEIPAGEVALSASVEVDDDGGSSPPPPPMPAPSPPDPAEPAAFEIHNESVDPTKLEVGEPLSVIVSIENVGDEAGTETIELLVDGSVVDETNVTLEGGEETTLEFVHAFDAEGEFDVGIETVTTVSVVAVEPPEDDDGAETSDDDEGAETSDDDDADTTSDDTADVGGGESSDDDSSDAGDGDSTEIEGETEDDDPSGVGFGTIVGFVVAIGALGGIGYVLRERL, via the coding sequence ATGAGTGATCGGCGGTTCAGCGGAACTCGACCGGCGGCGGTGTTCCTCGCCGTCGTGATCGTTCTTGGGCTCGTCGTCGCCGTTCCGGGAACGGTAACGGCCGATTCGAATCTCGTCGACATCGAGTGCACCGCTGGCGACGGTGGCGGCCCAGTCTACGTCACCGACAGCGGCCTCGAGCTCGAGGACAACGCTACCGCCGCCGACGAGGGCTATCCCGTGTTTCCCGATAACGAGACTGTCGAACTTCGTGGGATCAACGACACTAACGTCTCGTTCAGTGCCGCCGGCGAGGCACAGCTTCGACTCGAAGATCATAAACCGGGGCGAACCTGTTTCGCGGCCATCAACGCGAGCACCCACCCCGTCACGATCACGCCTGAAAACGGCACCGTCGTGACCGTCAACGGCACGGTCAATGGACTGGCCATCGGTGACGGCGACCTTGAGGACGGGCAAATGGATGTCGTCTCGAACGCCAGCGAGTCCTTCATGCTCACGATCCACGACACCGGGCTCGAAGAGGGCGATACGGTGGTGACTGACGGTGACGCAACTCTCGAAGCCGAGGTTGACGGTGACGGCGCAGTCACCTTCGAAATCCCCGCTGGTGAGGTCGCCCTATCCGCGTCAGTAGAAGTCGACGACGACGGCGGCTCCTCACCCCCACCACCGCCGATGCCAGCGCCATCGCCGCCCGACCCCGCCGAACCGGCCGCGTTCGAGATCCACAACGAATCGGTCGATCCGACGAAACTCGAGGTCGGCGAACCGTTATCGGTGATCGTGAGCATCGAAAATGTCGGCGACGAAGCCGGGACGGAGACGATCGAATTGCTCGTCGACGGTTCGGTAGTCGATGAAACGAACGTGACGCTCGAAGGCGGTGAGGAGACGACCCTCGAGTTCGTCCACGCATTCGACGCCGAGGGCGAGTTCGATGTCGGCATCGAAACGGTCACCACCGTCTCCGTCGTCGCTGTGGAGCCACCGGAAGACGATGACGGGGCCGAGACGAGCGACGACGATGAGGGGGCTGAGACGAGCGACGACGATGACGCTGATACGACAAGCGACGACACGGCAGATGTCGGAGGGGGCGAATCTAGCGATGACGACTCCAGCGACGCCGGAGACGGCGATAGTACTGAGATAGAGGGTGAGACGGAAGACGACGATCCATCAGGGGTCGGCTTCGGCACGATCGTCGGCTTCGTCGTGGCAATCGGCGCTCTCGGCGGGATCGGTTACGTGCTCCGAGAGCGACTCTAG